A genome region from Microplitis demolitor isolate Queensland-Clemson2020A chromosome 1, iyMicDemo2.1a, whole genome shotgun sequence includes the following:
- the LOC103574986 gene encoding leucine-rich repeat-containing protein 24, with amino-acid sequence MEVRLTRISAMPRREHCSLASIGVLLLLLIILLGRVCYVIGDKCADECTCKWKGGKRTVECVKRLLTSIPDEIDPETQVLDASDNDIKLLPSNIFIRVSLTNLQRVYLRNCRMEKIDNDALNGLTNLIELDLSNNRLTSVPSLSLAKAPFLRDLSLANNPLIRIQSNVFRTTSNLIKLDLSNAQISEIESNGLRGLESLETLKLNGNRLLTLNPGTFEPLNKLTSIELHDNPWICNCHLREMKQWLVKHNLPTLISPICHGPEQLINKPFIDLTIDDFACRPVLMITSRYAEATIGENASIVCRVSAVPPAKIKWYWNSKLLTNQTSFSSYQKIYIYEEGQFSKRSTLILTNAQETDSSDFFCVAENRAGSVEANFTLHVSVRTAGMSTLGSGQIAGISAALVVLILIILLIILVLFVRLRRMPVKDVKTNAANAMEILPSDTSNHDTNNSTMGNTLSRKVDQQENETTFNDGIIISSSTKPPGSLSLSYVQRVPLDSSREYIIDEHPVIHGARFSSTASLVPIENPDLIRDTRTSIEELGNYTSDTLMSGLMVDDTRLLYSSLWDTRERTNATGTSNTNNSNSTYAGKDIVQSTVSSMSSIEHQQLHHQQQQQQFPPGAKQLRVWQKGVPVLPPVSALKRVLGSTRSSPDEGYQEGTGTDV; translated from the coding sequence ATGGAAGTAAGATTGACGAGGATAAGTGCGATGCCACGACGTGAACACTGTTCATTGGCGTCAATAGGCGTTTTGTTGTTActcttgataatattattggGCAGAGTTTGTTATGTTATTGGTGACAAGTGTGCTGATGAGTGTACGTGCAAGTGGAAAGGTGGTAAACGTACTGTCGAGTGTGTAAAACGATTATTAACGAGTATTCCAGATGAAATAGATCCTGAAACTCAGGTATTGGATGCTAgtgataatgatattaaattattgccgagtaatatatttatacgggTTAGTTTAACAAATTTACAACGTGTCTACTTACGAAATTGTCGGATGGAAAAGATAGATAACGATGCACTGAATGGTCTGacgaatttaattgaattggaCCTGAGTAACAATCGTCTGACATCGGTACCAAGTTTGAGTTTAGCCAAGGCTCCATTTTTACGGGATCTGTCGTTGGCTAATAATCCGCTGATTCGCATACAGTCGAATGTATTTCGTACGACgtctaatttaataaaactcgATTTATCAAACGCTCAAATAAGTGAAATAGAGTCGAATGGCTTACGTGGTCTTGAGTCATTGGAGacacttaaattaaatggTAATcgtttattaacattaaatccGGGTACTTTTGagccattaaataaattaacaagtaTTGAATTACATGATAATCCGTGGATATGTAATTGTCATTTACGTGAAATGAAACAGTGGTTGGTAAAACATAATTTACCGACACTGATATCACCAATATGCCATGGCCCAgagcaattaataaataaaccatttattgatttaacaATTGATGATTTTGCATGTCGTCCAGTACTTATGATAACTTCACGTTATGCTGAGGCAACAATTGGTGAAAATGCGAGTATTGTTTGTCGTGTATCCGCAGTACCACCGgctaaaataaaatggtacTGGAACAGTAAATTATTGACAAATCAAACGTCATTTAGTagctatcaaaaaatttatatttatgaggAAGGACAGTTCAGTAAACGGAGTACATTGATACTGACCAACGCCCAGGAAACAGACTccagtgattttttttgtgttgctgAGAACCGTGCCGGAAGTGTCGAGGCTAATTTTACGCTCCATGTTTCTGTAAGAACTGCTGGTATGTCGACACTGGGAAGTGGTCAAATCGCTGGTATTTCCGCAGCCCTTGTTGTcttgatattgataatattgCTGATAATACTCGTGCTCTTTGTACGTTTGCGTCGGATGCCAGTGAAGGATGTTAAAACAAACGCAGCAAATGCTATGGAAATACTGCCATCGGACACGAGTAATCAtgatacaaataattcaacaatGGGCAACACACTCAGTCGTAAAGTTGATCAGCAGGAAAATGAAACGACTTTTAATGATGGTATTATCATATCATCATCAACAAAACCACCAGGATCACTGAGTCTTAGTTATGTACAAAGAGTCCCACTGGATTCGTCTCGGGAATATATTATTGACGAGCATCCAGTGATACATGGCGCGAGGTTTTCATCAACGGCGTCTCTTGTTCCCATTGAAAACCCCGATTTGATACGTGACACACGAACATCCATTGAAGAGCTGGGTAATTATACATCGGATACGCTGATGAGCGGCCTTATGGTCGACGATACGCGATTACTTTATTCAAGTTTGTGGGACACGCGTGAGCGAACTAATGCCACGGGAACAAGTAATACCAATAATAGCAATAGTACATATGCTGGTAAAGACATAGTTCAGTCTACCGTGTCTTCAATGTCCTCAATCGAACACCAACAGCTGCATCaccagcagcaacagcaacaattTCCACCTGGCGCTAAACAATTAAGGGTATGGCAAAAAGGTGTACCTGTATTACCACCTGTTTCCGCTTTGAAACGAGTACTTGGGTCAACACGCAGCTCTCCAGATGAGGGATACCAAGAGGGTACTGGTACTGATGTCTAG